The following proteins come from a genomic window of Miscanthus floridulus cultivar M001 chromosome 2, ASM1932011v1, whole genome shotgun sequence:
- the LOC136536075 gene encoding uncharacterized protein — protein MYPSPYAGSGAGGKIRRRPPPRAASTPYERPPAAAAAHRLAAAAAAAAAASASSEPGGERGGGNGGWVSRLVDPASRLIAGGAARLFGSVFRKRLAPPPAPSPPLSSPPGKNNEPKQDLPDSTHVTRTFENSMQDSLPIPEGGMEKGKSIVGTSDDKALSEVEHLLMRKTFTKVEFDRLTDLLHARTIESDPPKSIVSREEKNEESIRIDGIGGSALRHMDIDDSPAVKVHNHGASSPAELAIQYMSSRYSRELQSSSLRSRLFLENKGEASNIANDRRSGPPIVQAPLEFRKENPGLPVNGYGTSGLRGRSAIYRMSRSPYFKGQNYSNNLNTSSLPQRAQSLHVGGRQVLKRSGAELENELGSIGPIRRIRQKSNMMSSFRDSRANPRGSLLTSHTSGSDFTEDSTSIQSSSSKRLLVGSSQSLRPLESKKNGGGGKSSDSIPPIPAQSNKMAEKIFEQLNIIAPSPKQQQSVTPNASNSMSKKPVLQDAGPSSMYHQSSSLKFQDLDGANGPLDTNLNGSLLKKDKLNIIEDVPPKAAFSDRPTLLGNSVSASKSLTPGFKMAVIEDSPELDDDLEVPIPSSKIEVETTEQKIDSNRKEQKVEQNISEQRVEPNLKKNIAGSPVSEQPVASLSKIVPSSGGLLLSNDPGKAVPNPSVDNNTGFAFSNAPPGTRPATGVSAMPLASVKDDKQTGASNSIFGIKQSIASDSETSTVKNKSTLGQSVTKPTTFASTSPERGDKTEKAEDVAKSSDKVLPSAAPTTLNAPLHFTSATSTSSLSNGFSYSPPKLETAPPTDKPAINSAASTSIFAVPSSSPAISSSPAFTAFSFSSSAPVGSSVATSAKSDGTTAENKAASTISFGIRGAKDEVKSVAPDATSKPSSILFTSPVSSSIASFSSSPVTSTPSFSLVAASSDAAGIAMGAPSSTSTAPGLQSASTPSFTFPSSGNSLFGFSSPAQSTNLSTSSVAGSTSQPSAASTLFGSKPTQSEGTMQQPSQSSKPQSASPFPAMTPGVGASSSGSGTLSFGLGASLTGSGTISFGVGASSSAPGTSSAFGAATHSSGPGVLSFGAGASSSGSGTVPFGVGAASSGPGAVSFGSGATSSGPGAMSFGAGASSSGPGIVSSGAGASSSGPGTVSFGAGVSSGPGTVSFGATTSTSGAGFGNSPFGTGATFANPFSSSSSTGFTFSSPSSSAGASTVASTSVFASTSAASSASAFSNPFGSSSSPPSTFTFGQSASSGSGFAFGAQPAPTFSSQPSSVFSFTSANTSMNSSPLPTFGMTNTNTDFGMAPPGNDQMNEDSMADDTSQAAPAPAPIFGSSSFGQQNISPAAPVFGAPAVQPAGGFQFGGQQGSAQQNPSFPAAGSLEFQGGNFSLGSGGGGGDKSNRRVIKVKRTTKKRGEDDADIESADFPKFVVFPARGIRSPARKRYVPGCWKRHTSIYPRRDLNRRGARGVESCVSWIRAGVSLGARPEKDSGDSCSPRPPPAAMGNTCVGPSVTMNGFFQSVSTVLWKTPQDGDALPAAANGPGGASPGRSQSTPPKPASDVHVAVQSKAPEPVKIAASHSEPAPKASATAAATQDAKPANASPSPNSSAEAPPRPRPKVPQVKRVSSAGLLVGSVLKRKTDNLKDKYSLGRRLGQGQFGTTYLCVERATGKEFACKSILKRKLVTDDDVEDVRREIQIMYHLAGHPNVISIRGAYEDTVAVHLVMELCAGGELFDKIVQKGHYTERKAAELARVIVGVVEVCHSMGVMHRDLKPENFLFADQKEEAALKTIDFGLSIFFRPGQIFTDVVGSPYYVAPEVLKKKYGPEADVWSAGVIIYILLCGVPPFWAENEQGIFEEVLHGRLDFESEPWPSITEGAKDLVRRMLIRDPRKRLTAHEVLRHPWVQVGGLAPDKPLDSAVLSRMKQFSAMNKLKKMALRVIAENLSEDEIAGLKEMFKMIDADNSGQITFEELKVGLKKVGANLQESEIYALMQAADVDNNGTIDYGEFIAATLHLNKVEREDHLFAAFQYFDKDGSGYITADELQVACEEFGLGDVKLEDMIGEVDQDNDGRIDYNEFVAMMQKPTVGLPKKAGLQNSFSIGFREALRMA, from the exons ATGTACCCGAGCCCGTACGCCGGCTCCGGCGCCGGAGGGAAGATccggcgccgcccgccgccccgcGCCGCCTCAACGCCCTACGAACggccccccgccgccgccgccgcgcaccgccttgcggctgctgctgcagcagcagcagcggcttcCGCATCCTCGGAGCCGGGCGGGGAGCGCGGCGGTGGGAACGGTGGCTGGGTGTCCCGGCTGGTGGACCCGGCCTCCCGCCTCATCGCGGGCGGCGCCGCTCGCCTCTTCGGCTCGGTGTTCCGCAAGCGCCTCGCCCCGCCGCCGGCCCCGTCTCCGCCGCTGTCGTCGCCTCCTG GAAAAAATAATGAGCCAAAACAGGACTTACCTGATTCAACACATGTT ACCAGAACATTTGAAAACTCAATGCAGGATTCGCTTCCAATCCCAGAGGGTGGAATGGAGAAAGGGAAGAGCATAGTTGGCACATCAGATGACAAAGCATTGTCTGAAGTAGAGCACTTGTTAATGCGGAAGACATTCACTAA GGTTGAGTTTGATCGTCTTACAGACTTATTGCATGCAAGAACCATTGAATCTGATCCACCTAAATCAATTGTTTCTCGTGAGGAAAAGAATGAAGAAAGTATCAGGATTGATGGAATCGGAGGCTCAGCATTACGTCATATGGATATTGACGATTCTCCAGCTGTTAAA GTACATAATCATGGTGCTAGTTCTCCTGCAGAACTCGCGATACAATATATGAGCTCTCGTTATTCGAGGGAACTCCAATCAAGTAGTCTGCGGAGCCGATTGTTTCTTGAGAATAAAGGTGAAGCAAGCAACATTGCCAATGATAGGAGGTCTGGACCACCAATTGTTCAGGCACCACTTGAATTTCGGAAGGAAAACCCTGGTCTCCCTGTAAATGGCTATGGGACTTCGGGATTACGTGGGCGGTCAGCGATATATAGAATGTCTCGCTCTCCATATTTTAAG GGTCAGAACTATTCCAACAATTTGAACACGTCTTCATTGCCCCAACGAGCACAAAGTTTGCATGTTGGTGGCAGGCAG GTCTTGAAACGAAGTGGGGCTGAATTAGAGAATGAACTTGGATCTATAGGCCCCATTCGTAGAATTCGGCAGAAGTCAAATATGATGTCTTCTTTTAGAGATTCTCGTGCAAATCCTCGAGGAAGCCTTCTTACTAGCCATACAAGTGGTTCTGATTTCACCGAAGACAGCACATCCATTCAGTCTTCGAGCTCAAAAAGACTATTGGTTGGGAGTAGTCAATCTCTGCGACCCCTAGAATCCAAAAAGAATGGGGGAGGTGGTAAATCTAGTGATAGCATTCCACCCATACCTGCTCAATCAAACAAGATGGCTGAGAAGATATTTGAGCAGCTTAATATAATAGCTCCATCGCCAAAACAGCAGCAGTCTGTTACTCCGAATGCTAGTAATTCTATGTCAAAGAAACCTGTTTTGCAAGATGCTGGGCCAAGCAGTATGTATCACCAATCTAGTTCCCTGAAGTTTCAAGATTTGGATGGTGCAAATGGACCCCTTGATACAAACTTGAATGGTTCCCTGTTGAAGAAAGACAAGCTAAATATAATAGAAGACGTACCGCCAAAAGCTGCCTTTTCTGATAGACCTACCCTTTTGGGGAACTCAGTTTCTGCTTCTAAATCACTGACGCCAGGCTTTAAAATGGCTGTGATAGAG GACTCACCAGAGTTGGATGATGATCTGGAGGTCCCTATTCCATCAAGTAAGATAGAGGTTGAAACAACTGAGCAAAAAATTGATTCAAATAGAAAAGAACAGAAGGTTGAACAAAATATATCAGAGCAAAGGGTCGAACCAAACTTAAAGAAGAACATTGCTGGTTCTCCGGTTAGTGAACAGCCTGTAGCATCACTGTCTAAAATTGTCCCTTCATCTGGTGGTTTGCTTTTATCTAATGATCCTGGGAAGGCAGTTCCCAATCCTTCTGTGGACAACAATACCGGTTTTGCATTCTCAAATGCACCTCCTGGCACCCGTCCTGCAACTGGTGTATCAGCAATGCCACTTGCTTCAGTTAAGGACGATAAACAGACTGGTGCTTCAAATTCTATTTTTGGCATCAAGCAGTCAATTGCATCAGATTCGGAAACATCAACTGTAAAAAACAAATCCACACTTGGGCAGAG TGTCACGAAGCCCACAACATTTGCCAGCACTAGTCCAGAGAGAGGTGATAAAACAGAAAAAGCAGAAGATGTAGCTAAATCATCGGacaaggtgttgccctcagctgCACCAACAACATTGAACGCACCTCTCCATTTTACTTCTGCGACATCTACTTCGAGCCTGAGCAATGGCTTCTCATACTCGCCACCAAAGCTCGAAACTGCTCCACCTACTGATAAACCTGCTATCAACTCTGCTGCTTCCACCTCCATATTTGCTGTACCCAGTAGCAGTCCAGCTATTTCATCGTCTCCTGCATTTACAGCATTTAGTTTTTCTTCCAGCGCTCCGGTTGGCTCGTCAGTGGCAACATCAGCTAAATCAGATGGCACAACTGCTGAGAATAAGGCAGCTAGCACCATATCATTTGGTATAAGGGGTGCAAAAGATGAAGTGAAATCTGTGGCACCAGATGCAACCAGCAAGCCATCATCGATACTTTTTACTTCACCTGTGTCATCAAGTATCGCAAGCTTTTCAAGTTCTCCCGTCACATCTACACCTAGTTTCTCCCTGGTTGCAGCTTCAAGTGATGCTGCTGGCATAGCTATGGGTGCACCATCTAGTACTTCCACTGCACCAGGTTTACAGTCTGCTTCAACTCCATCATTTACATTTCCGAGCTCTGGAAACAGCCTTTTTGGGTTCAGCTCGCCAGCCCAATCTACTAACCTCAGCACATCATCAGTTGCTGGTAGTACCTCTCAACCATCAGCTGCTAGCACACTCTTTGGTAGTAAGCCCACACAATCAGAGGGAACAATGCAACAACCATCCCAGAGTTCAAAACCACAATCTGCCTCACCATTCCCGGCCATGACTCCTGGAGTTGGTGCTTCCTCGTCTGGATCTGGGACCTTATCTTTTGGACTTGGAGCTTCCTTGACTGGTTCAGGGACCATATCTTTTGGTGTTGGAGCTTCATCTTCCGCACCTGGAACTTCATCAGCTTTTGGGGCAGCAACTCACTCATCTGGGCCTGGGGTTCTCTCTTTTGGGGCAGGAGCTTCCTCATCAGGATCTGGGACTGTTCCCTTCGGAGTTGGAGCTGCCTCATCTGGACCTGGAGCCGTGTCTTTTGGATCAGGAGCTACCTCGTCTGGACCCGGAGCCATGTCATTTGGAGCAGGAGCCTCCTCATCTGGACCTGGGATCGTGTCCTCTGGAGCAGGAGCCTCCTCATCTGGACCTGGGACCGTGTCTTTTGGAGCAGGAGTCTCATCTGGACCTGGGACTGTCTCTTTTGGAGCAACAACTTCCACATCAGGGGCTGGATTTGGCAATTCACCATTTGGAACTGGAGCTACGTTTGCGAACCCATTTAGCTCTAGCTCAAGTACTGGGTTCACATTTTCTTCACCTAGCTCTTCTGCTGGTGCATCAACGGTAGCCAGTACGAGTGTGTTTGCCAGCACCTCCGCAGCTTCTTCAGCCTCAGCTTTTAGCAACCCTTTTGGCTCAAGTTCATCCCCACCCAGCACATTTACATTTGGGCAATCAGCTTCTTCAGGCAGCGGTTTTGCATTTGGAGCGCAGCCAGCTCCAACGTTCTCATCTCAACCATCATCAGTTTTCTCATTTACTTCAGCAAACACTAGCATGAACTCGTCTCCACTGCCTACATTTGGAATGACTAATACCAACACAGACTTCGGCATGGCTCCCCCTGGAAATGATCAGATGAACGAAGACAGCATGGCAGATGACACTAGTCAGGCGGCACCTGCGCCAGCGCCAATATTTGGTTCTTCATCATTTGGACAGCAGAATATCTCGCCTGCTGCCCCGGTATTTGGTGCTCCGGCAGTCCAGCCAGCTGGGGGTTTTCAGTTTGGGGGCCAACAAGGCTCAGCACAGCAGAACCCGTCCTTCCCAGCTGCTGGCAGTCTAGAGTTCCAGGGTGGGAATTTTTCGTTGGGCAGCGGGGGTGGTGGCGGTGACAAGTCAAACCGAAGAGTGATCAAGGTCAAAAGGACAACAAAGAAGAGA ggagaagatgatgctgacattgaatctGCGGACTTTCCTAAGTTTGTGGTG TTTCCCGCGCGAGGTATCCGATCTCCTGCCCGAAAGAGGTATGTTCCCGGATGCTGGAAGAGACATACATCCATATATCCGCGACGTGATCTGAACCGGCGCGGAGCTCGAGGAGTTGAGAGCTGTGTTTCTTGGATCCGAGCGGGGGTCAGCTTGGGCGCCCGCCCCGAAAAAGATTCCGGCGACTCGTGTTCGccccgcccgccgcccgccgcgaTGGGGAACACGTGCGTCGGCCCCAGCGTCACCATGAACGGCTTCTTCCAGTCCGTCTCCACGGTGCTGTGGAAGACGCCGCAGGACGGCGACGCGCTGCCCGCCGCCGCCAATGGCCCCGGCGGCGCCAGCCCGGGCCGGTCGCAGTCGACGCcgccgaagccagcgtccgacgTGCACGTCGCCGTGCAGAGCAAGGCCCCTGAACCCGTCAAGATCGCTGCCTCCCACTCGGAGCCGGCGCCCAAGGCCtccgccaccgctgccgccacGCAGGACGCCAAGCCTGCCAACGCCAGCCCCAGCCCCAACTCGTCCGCCGAGGCGCCGCCCAGGCCGCGTCCCAAGGTGCCGCAGGTGAAGCGTGTGTCCAGCGCCGGGCTGCTCGTCGGCTCCGTGCTCAAGCGCAAGACGGATAACCTCAAGGACAAGTACAGCCTGGGGCGGCGGCTCGGGCAGGGCCAGTTCGGCACCACGTACCTGTGCGTGGAGCGTGCCACTGGCAAGGAGTTCGCGTGCAAGTCTATCCTCAAGCGCAAGCTCGTCACCGACGACGACGTCGAGGACGTCCGCCGGGAGATCCAGATAATGTACCACCTGGCGGGACACCccaacgtcatctccatccgcgGCGCGTACGAGGACACCGTCGCCGTACACCTCGTCATGGAGCTCTGCGCCGGCGGCGAGCTGTTCGACAAGATCGTGCAGAAGGGCCACTACACCGAGAGGAAGGCCGCCGAGCTCGCCAGGGTCATCGTCGGCGTCGTCGAGGTGTGCCACTCCATGGGCGTCATGCATCGGGATCTCAAGCCGGAGAACTTCCTCTTCGCTGACCAGAAGGAGGAGGCCGCTCTCAAGACCATTGATTTTGGTCTCTCCATTTTCTTTCGCCCTG GTCAAATATTCACTGATGTCGTGGGTAGCCCTTACTACGTCGCACCAGAGGTCCTGAAGAAGAAATATGGTCCAGAGGCAGACGTTTGGAGTGCTGGTGTAATCATTTACATCTTGCTGTGTGGAGTGCCACCATTTTGGGCAG AGAACGAGCAGGGCATATTTGAGGAGGTTTTGCACGGGAGACTTGATTTTGAGTCAGAGCCATGGCCCAGCATCACCGAAGGCGCCAAAGATCTTGTGAGGAGAATGCTTATTAGGGACCCACGGAAGAGATTAACTGCTCATGAAGTTCTAC GGCATCCGTGGGTTCAGGTTGGTGGATTGGCTCCTGATAAGCCGCTGGATTCCGCTGTTCTTTCTCGTATGAAGCAGTTCTCGGCAATGaataagctgaaaaagatggCTCTTAGG GTGATCGCCGAGAACCTATCCGAGGACGAGATCGCCGGCCTGAAAGAGATGTTCAAGATGATCGACGCGGACAACAGTGGGCAGATCACGTTCGAGGAGCTGAAGGTGGGCCTGAAGAAGGTGGGCGCCAACCTCCAGGAATCGGAGATCTACGCGCTGATGCAAGCG GCGGACGTGGACAACAACGGCACGATCGACTACGGCGAGTTCATCGCGGCGACGCTGCACCTGAACAAGGTGGAGCGGGAGGACCACCTGTTCGCGGCGTTCCAGTACTTTGACAAGGACGGCAGCGGGTACATCACCGCCGACGAGCTGCAGGTGGCGTGCGAGGAGTTCGGCCTGGGCGACGTCAAGCTGGAGGACATGATCGGAGAAGTCGACCAGGACAAC gACGGGCGCATCGACTACAACGAGTTCGTTGCAATGATGCAGAAGCCGACGGTGGGTCTGCCCAAGAAGGCCGGCCTGCAGAACAGCTTCAGCATCGGCTTCAGGGAGGCACTCAGGATGGCCTGA
- the LOC136516648 gene encoding fasciclin-like arabinogalactan protein 16, with protein sequence MGAPVHGTLVLFLLLLAGSGAAAEETAPQEPTLPAAGSGAAGSAGAAAAAVGVNSNSVLVALLDSHYTELAELVEKALLLQTLEDAVGKHNVTIFAPRNEALERDLDPEFKRFLLEPRNLKSLQALLLYHVLPSRLPSDAWPAASHPTLSGEEVELAAAGTGMRVGHAAVTHPDAVLRPDGVIHGIERLLVPRSVQEDFNRRRSLAAISAVLPTGAPEVDPRTHRLKKPAPPVPPGAPPVLPIWDAMAPGPSIAPAPAPGPSSGKHHFDGHSQVKDFIQTLLLYGGYNELADILVNLTSLATEMGRLVSEGYVLTVLAPNDEAMARLTTDQLSEPGSPENILYYHMIPEYQTEESMYNAVRRFGKVRYDTLRLPHKVVAREADGSVKFGQGEGSAYLFDPDIYTDGRISVQGIDAVLFAPDDTKATQTADPNRKPPAIVTHKKKIKLRRGKLLEATCQMAGFFGQRSRFASCQ encoded by the exons ATGGGCGCCCCGGTGCACGGCACCCTCGTCTTGTTCCTCCTGCTCCTGGCGGGGTCAGGGGCGGCGGCCGAGGAGACGGCGCCGCAGGAACCCACATTGCCCGCCGCCGGCTCCGGCGCTGCCGGCTCtgccggcgcggcggcggcggcggtcggggTCAACTCCAACTCCGTGCTGGTGGCGCTGCTGGACTCGCACTACACGGAGCTGGCGGAGCTGGTGGAGAAGGCGCTGCTCCTGCAGACGCTGGAGGACGCCGTCGGGAAGCACAACGTCACCATCTTCGCGCCGCGGAACGAGGCGCTGGAGCGGGACCTCGACCCGGAGTTCAAGCGCTTCCTGCTGGAGCCGCGCAACCTCAAGTCGCTCCAGGCGCTGCTGCTCTACCACGTCCTCCCCTCGCGCCTGCCCTCCGACGCCTGGCCCGCCGCCTCCCACCCCACGCTCTCCGGCGAGGAGGTCGAGCTCGCCGCGGCAGGGACCGGCATGCGCGTCGGCCACGCCGCTGTCACGCACCCGGACGCCGTGCTCAGGCCCGACGGGGTCATCCACGGCATCGAGCGCCTCCTCGTCCCGCGCTCCGTGCAGGAGGACTTCAaccgccgccgcagcctcgccgcGATCTCGGCCGTGCTGCCCACGGGCGCGCCCGAGGTCGACCCCAGGACGCACCGCCTCAAGAAGCCGGCGCCGCCGGTTCCGCCCGGCGCACCCCCCGTGCTCCCGATCTGGGACGCCATGGCGCCCGGACCCTCCATcgcccccgcgcccgcgccggggcCGAGCTCTGGGAAGCACCACTTCGACGGGCACAGCCAGGTGAAGGACTTCATCCAGACGCTGCTCCTCTACGGCGGCTACAACGAGCTCGCCGACATCCTCGTCAACCTCACCTCCCTCGCCACCGAGATGGGCCGCCTCGTCTCCGAGGGCTACGTCCTCACCGTGCTCGCCCCCAACGACGAGGCCATGGCGCGCCTCACCACGGACCAGCTCAGCGAGCCGGGGTCGCCGGAGAACATCCTCTACTACCACATGATCCCGGAGTACCAGACCGAGGAGTCCATGTACAACGCCGTGCGCCGCTTCGGCAAGGTGCGCTACGACACGCTGCGGCTGCCGCACAAGGTGGTGGCACGGGAGGCCGACGGCTCCGTCAAGTTCGGCCAGGGCGAGGGCTCCGCCTACCTCTTCGACCCGGACATCTACACCGACGGCAGGATCTCCGTGCAGGGCATTGACGCCGTGCTCTTCGCGCCGGATGACACCAAGGCCACACAGACCGCCGACCCGAACAGGAAGCCTCCCGCCATCGTCACCCACAAGAAGAAGATCAAGCTCCGGCGAG GCAAGTTGTTAGAAGCAACGTGCCAAATGGCTGGGTTCTTCGGTCAGCGATCGCGATTCGCAAGCTGCCAGTAG